A single region of the Globicephala melas chromosome 12, mGloMel1.2, whole genome shotgun sequence genome encodes:
- the RTN4 gene encoding reticulon-4 isoform X3 yields MDGQKKTWKDKVVDLLYWRDIKKTGVVFGASLFLLLSLTVFSIVSVTAYIALALLSVTISFRIYKGVIQAIQKSDEGHPFRAYLESEVAISEELVQKYSNSALGHVNCTIKELRRLFLVDDLVDSLKFAVLMWVFTYVGALFNGLTLLILALISLFSVPVIYERHQAQIDHYLGLANKNVKDAMAKIQAKIPGLKRKAE; encoded by the exons ttgttGACCTTCTCTATTGGAGAGACATTAAGAAGACTGGAGTGGTGTTTGGTGCCAGCTTATTCCTGCTGCTTTCATTGACGGTATTCAGCATTGTGAGTGTAACGGCCTACATTGCCTTGGCCCTGCTCTCTGTGACTATCAGCTTTAGGATATATAAGGGTGTGATCCAGGCTATCCAGAAATCTGATGAAGGCCACCCATTCAG gGCGTATTTGGAATCTGAAGTTGCTATATCTGAGGAGTTGGTTCAGAAGTACAGTAATTCTGCTCTTGGCCATGTGAACTGCACGATAAAAGAACTCAGACGCCTCTTCTTAGTTGATGATTTAGTTGATTCTCTGAAG tttgCAGTGTTGATGTGGGTATTTACCTATGTTGGTGCCTTGTTCAATGGTCTCACGCTACTGATCTTGG CTCTGATTTCACTCTTCAGTGTTCCTGTTATTTATGAACGGCATCAG GCGCAAATAGATCATTATCTAGGACTTGCAAATAAGAATGTTAAAGATGCTATGGCTAA AATCCAAGCAAAAATCCCTGGATTGAAGCGCAAAGCAGAATGA